In the Terriglobia bacterium genome, GCAACCAGTCAGTTTCAGAAGGCCGTAACAGTTTGGACATTCGGCGCGTTTCTCGTATCAGTGCTCGCCGTAATTGTGGCCTTTATAGCGTTCTTCTTCCGCGGCAGATAATCGGCTTCAGATATCCAGGTTCTTCACATCCAGCGCATTCTCTTCGATGAACTTCCGCCGCGCCTCCACGTCTTCGCCCATCAGCGTGGTAAAGATCGCCTCGCACGCCTCGATATCTTCCGCCTTCACCGCCAGCAGCGTGCGCCGCTCCGGGTCCATGGTGGTCTGCCACAACTGCTCCGCGCTCATTTCGCCCAGGCCTTTGTAGCGCTGTACCGTGAAATCCTTCTTGCCCTCGTTGAGCACGTAATCGAACAGCTCGCGGACGGTCTGCTTCTCCACCGGCTCCAGCTCCGGACCCTTGCGGCGGGCCAGGGGCGCCACGTGCGGGGTCCTGCCGAAATCACTTGGCTGGAGCCTCCGGTTTAGCGGGCTGGGAAGGCTTCGAGTCCTTCAGCTTGGCCAAGGATTCGTCCACGCGCTTCTTGAACCGGAATTGCCCATATCGATCAACCGGGGATTCTGTCCACAGCCGAGTCTACGCGCTGCTAATTTCCGCTGCCACTCTTCCGCGCTTCGTCGTCCTGGTACTCAATCTTGCGGCCGCTGCGCGCTTCCATGGCAGCGAGCGTTACGCGAACAATGTCCTTACCGAGCTCCAGCACCGCCGCCTGCTGCTGGCCGTTTTCGTCTTTGTAACCGATCGTCAGGAAATGCTTGCGCTTCTTCGTGATAACCCATCGGCTGACAACCCCGCCACGTCTGCCAACCTTCTGCCCATACTCGAGGCTCTCGATTCGATCGTAAGGAATCTGGAGCTTGCCCGTGCCGTAGTCAAACAGGAAAACCTTCTCGTCGCTGGTGGATGAAACTCCTTCTGTTTGCTCCTTGATTGAGCTGACAGTGCCCCCGACGTACATCGTCTTTTGGCTGTCCACGCCTGCCCACAGAACCTCAAAGCAAAAACACACGATTAGGACAATTGAGACCACATTTCCTCTAAGCAGGAACTGCTTGAATCCACTCATTTTTCCACTCCAGTTCAATAAGCTTGATTTGTCCTTTAAGGCTCCACATCCAAGAAAGATAGTCGCTCTAAAGATTTCGTCTGTGCGCAAACTCACCCCAGCCGGTGACCAGCCTCCGAACCCCTTAAACCTCAGCACTTTTTCCCTGCAAAAAAATTCAGGGCGGGAACGCTCCCGCCCCTGACGACTGAAGACTGACGACCGAAGACTAAATATCCAAATTCTTCACATCCAGCGCATTCTCTTCGATGAACTTCCGCCGCGCCTCCACGTCTTCGCCCATCAGCGTGGTGAAGATCGCCTCGCACGCCTCGATATCTTCCGCTTTCACCGCCAGCAGCGTGCGCCGTTCCGGGTCCATGGTGGTCTGCCACAACTGCTCGGCGCTCATTTCGCCCAGGCCTTTGTAGCGCTGCACCGTGAAATCTTTCTTGCCCTCGTTGAGCACGTAATCGAACAACTCCCGGACGGTCTGCTTCTCCACCGGCTCCAGCTCCGGACCCTTGCGGCGGGCCGCGGCCTTGGGCGCCTTCTTCTCCGCTTTTTCCAGCTCGGCTTTTTCGGTGTCGCTGAGGTCTTCTTCCTTGTTGCCGTTCGCGGCCGTTTCGCGCGTCTTGAACTCGATCACGAACGGCGGCTCCATGTAGCCTTCGATCTGCTTGTACTTGGCCATCATCTGGCGGTACTCGGGCGTAGCCGCCAGCTCCCACCCGATCACATGTTCGGCGCCCTGCGCGTTGACGAAGTGCCCTTCCCACAGGTTGTGCTCGTCGTCGAACTTCGACTCCACGCTCTTGAACTCTTCTTCTTTCGCGATCTTCTTCAGCTCGCGTTCCAGGTCCTTGATCTTCTTCGGCGGCGCGTCCTTGGCGCCTTCAAAGTCGGCGCGCTTGGCCAGATCGAGCCGCGCCACTACTTCCGCCACTTTCTCGCTGCGCAGCCGCCGGCTGACTTTGTCGAGGAAGCCGATGTATTCGTTCAGCGTGGTGATGAACCGCGTCAGCGGCGCCCCTTCCAGCCGCGCCGCGCCTTCCCCGTAACGCACCACGATCCCTTCCGAGGCGCGCTTCACCATCACCCGCACGAACTCGCGGTCGTCCTTGATGTACTGCGTCGCCTTCCCTTTCTTGATCCCGTACAGCGGCGGCTGCGCGATGAACACGTTGCCGCGCTTGATCAGCTCGTTCATGTGGCGGAAGAAGAACGTGAGCAGCAGGGTGCGGATGTGCGAGCCGTCCACGTCGGCGTCGGTCATCAGGATGATCTTGCCGTAGCGCAGCTTCGCGGGATCGAAGTCGTCCTTGCCGATGCTGGTGCCCAGCGCCGTGATCATGGCGCGGATTTCCTCGTGCCCCAGCATCTTGTCGTAGCGCGCTTTTTCCACGTTGAGGATCTTGCCCTTCAGCGGCAGGATCGCCTGGAAACGCCGGTCTCGTCCCTGCTTGGCCGTGCCGCCGGCGCTTTCGCCCTCCACCAGGAACAGTTCGCAGCGTTCCGGCATGCGCTCGGAGCAGTCGGCCAGCTTGCCCGGCAGCCCGCCGCCGTCCAGCGCTCCCTTGCGGCGGGTCAGATCGCGCGCCTTGCGGGCAGCCTCGCGCGCGCGCGCCGCCTCGATCGCCTTGTTGATGATCTTGCGTGCCACCGGCGGGTTCTGCTCGAAGAACGCGCCCAGGCGTTCGTTGACGAATGCCTGCACGGTGCCGGCGATATCGGAATTCAGTTTGCCCTTGGTCTGCCCTTCAAACTGCGGCTGCGACAGCTTGACGCTGATCACCGCCACCAGCCCTTCGCGCACGTCGTCGCCCGTCAGGTTTTCCTTGACGTCCTTGAACAGCCCCAGTTGCTGCCCGGCGTAGTTGATGGTGCGCGTCAGCGACGTGCGGAAGCCCGAGAGGTGCGAGCCGCCGTCCACGGTGTTGATGTTGTTGGCGAAGCTGAACACGTTTTCCGAGTAGCCGTCGTTGTACTGCAGCGCGATCTCCATGGCGACGGCGTCGCGCTCCGCTTCCATGTAGATGGGCCGCTCGTGCAGCACCGCTTTGCCTTTGTTCAGGTGCTTGACGAATTCCGCGATGCCGCCGGTGTACTTGAATTCCAGCCGCTTGTTTTCGCCGCTCTTGGCATCCGTGGTGCGCTCGTCGGTGAGCGTGATCACCAGGCCCTTGTTCAGGAACGCCAGCTCGCGCAGCCGCTGCGCCAGCGTGTCGAAGTTGTACTCGGTAACGGTGAAGATTCCCTTGTCCGGCGTGAAACGGACCTTGGTGCCGCGCTTCTTTCCCGCGCTGCCGGTTTTCTTCAGCTTGGTTGTCGGCTCGCCGCGGGAATAGCTCTGCTCGAAGGTACCTTCATCCGGGCGCCAGATTTCCAGATCGAGCTCTTCGCTGAGCGCATTCACGCAGCTCACGCCCACGCCGTGCAATCCCCCGGAAACCTTGTACGTCGAGGAATCGAACTTGCCCCCCGCGTGCAGCGTCGTCATGACCACTTGCGCCGCAGAAATTTTTTCGCCGTCAATATCCATGTCGCCGACAGGAATGCCGCGGCCGTTATCAACCACGGTGACGGAATTATCGATGTGGATGGTGACGTCAACTTTGTCGGCGTAGCCGGCCAGCGCTTCGTCCACCGAGTTGTCCACCACTTCGTACACCAGGTGATGCAGGCCCAGCTCGCCCGTTGATCCGATGTACATGGCTGGGCGCTTGCGCACCGCTTCCATGCCGCCCAACACCTTGATGGAGTCGGCGGTGTAGTCGCTGGACGAAGAGACACTCGGCAATGATTCTGTGTTGGCGCTCATCGTCGCTGTTACCCGCTTCGCCTGACCGTTGGTGGCCTTACCGTTGCTGGTGACGCTAGCGTTCACTTTTCCGTTTTTCGTTTCTGCTTTCGCCTCGGCTGCCGCCGCCACGCTCACGTTCTCTTTGCTCGCCATTGATCTCCCGGAATTGCGCCGTGCGATGCATCAAGCACTGCGATGCATCAAGCACTGCGATGTATCAAGCATTGCGATGTATCAGGGCACGACTTCAGTCGTGCCGCTCTGCGCCGTGTTCGTTTGTCATTCCGAGCGGGCTTCAGCCCGCGAGGAATCTGCTTTTCTGGGCGCACTTCGAGTGCTGCGCGCGCTGCACGCCCGGCCGCCAAAAATCACGTCAAACTATTGAATTTAATCGCACTTAGTCGCCGCCCGACCACTAGCAATTTTACCACAAACCGGGGCGAATTCGGGGGTGATGGGAGGGCCCTAAGCCACTGAGGAAGCGTCACTTACAACGTCGATCTTTGGGTGGTGCGGGACGCAAGCCGGATTCCCGAAGCAGCCGGAACGCGATTATATCGTTCTACGACATGATGGAGTGCTCAATTCACGGACCGCACTGTGTCCGGCGTCATCAAGGCTATGTCACAACCTGTGCCCGCGGTCGCGCAGACAACGATTCCGCGGCGCACCAGCTTCACCGGCGCGTTGAGCGGTGCGTGCGGATTCATCTTGCCGGCCAAGGCATTGCGGAGTGCGTCTTCCGCTGCACGGAAGGCTTCGTTGCCGGAGATGAACTTCACTTCTTCAATCTTGCCGCCAGTGGAGACCAGCACAAAGAATTCCGCGCTCCCACCGCTCTTCTCGATTCTCGGCAGATGGACGGTGCGCGCGCGGCTGAGCGCCTCGGGAGCCTCCTTCATGGCCAGCGCGGCCTCCGCCTCGCTCCCGGCGGCGCGGCGGAGACGGGCCTGAATGTCGCTTTTTCCCGCGGGATCCCCAAACCCGGTCGGGACAGTAGATTTCAATGCCTGGGCGTACATCTTCGCGGCTGCGGCATGTTTTCCCTGCTTTTCGTAGAGTTGGCCAAGGTGGTCTCCGACAGTGGGCGCTTGCAGCAGGTCCCATGCGGCGCGCAGGTACTCTTCGGCTTTGGTGAGGTCGCCCCGGCGGAAGTAAACCCAGCCCAGAGTATCCCAATAGCTGCCGAGCGAGGATGTGCGTTGAGCACCCTGCAGGGTCAGGTGTTCGAGTCTGGTGAGATCTGTCACCTCACTTTGCTCCTGCACCGCCTTGACCGCCAGTTGCTCCGCCAAATCAAGGTCGAGGTTGCGCTCAACCAATTCGTAGGCCAGATTGTTCCTCATCAGAGGCGACGGTTGCAGATCCAGCGCCTGCTTCAACGCAGCGACGCCTTTCTCCACCTCGCCCGAGCGCATGTACGCGGTCCCAAGATTTTGCAGCAGATCGGCACTTTGCGGGTGTTCCTTTAATACCGGTTCCAGGACGCGTATGGCCTCCGCGTATTGTTTGTCTGCCATCAACGCACCACTGAGGCGGTCGGCGGCATCGGCATCATCCGGGGCAATTTTCAGCAGCTTGCGCCAGACTTCGATGGCGTCTTTGCGTCTGCCCATCCATATGAGCGTCTGCGCGATCTGCCGATAAACGGCCGCGTCACTCGGGTTAACTTCCGCTTCCTTTTGAAATGCTTGCAGGGCTTCGTCGGTGTGGTGCATGGCGGATTGGGCGACGCCAATAGCGGCCCACGCCCGCGGAAACTTCGGATCGATGCTGAGTATCCTGCGGGCCAATTCTTCCACGCCCTGGAAGTCTTGGCGCTGAAAAGCCATGATCAGTTGCTGGAACAGCCGCACCGCTTCCGGATCACGGTCGGCCAGGAAAGCTGTCGGGGCGTTCTCTCTCGCGGCGGGCTTCTCATTCTTCGCCGTCAGGACAATGTACTGCCCGGTATCATCCTCCACCGCCTTGACGAACTTTTTCCACTCGTCGCGTTTGGCGGGCGGCACCTCGTTTTTCTTGATCTGGAGCACGCGATCGACCAGCAGCACGCCATCCTTTAACTGGGAATGCGCGTGGTACTCGGCCCAGTCGTTGCTCAGGTCGACGTCGGCGCGTACGTCGGGCGTGTAGCTGGGCGGCATCTCCATCTTCGAGGTGTAGTGGAATTCGCTGGGCGGCCCCAGTTGCAGCGGGTCCACGGATTTTTCATCTTCCTGGCGCACGCTGGGTAGGCCCATTCCCGGCAAGGCGGCCAGGATGCGATGGTTCGCCCAGTCGGCATAATCCGTGCGGTTGTAGGTGTAGGTCATGGTAAAGGGCTCGTCGGTGGCAACCGGCGAGCTGACCTTCACGTTGTCCACCGTCCCCAGGAACCCGCTGGCGTAGGAAATGCCCTGCAGCAACTCCTTCCATTGCGGCTGGGGCGTGCGCCGGAAAGCCAGGCGGAAGATGACTTCCGCATCCCCGCGCGACACGCGGCGGATGGCGCCGTTGAGCACGCCGTCGTCGCCTAGCTTGCCCTCAAAGCTGAATTCGTCGCGGTCGCGCACCGGGGTGTCCGCCGGAGTCCTCACCAGTTCCGGCTTGTCGCCGACCAGCAAAGCACGCTTGTCGCGCAGACCGTACAGCAGCAGGCCGAACGGTGCTACTTCCGGCGTGGTGTCCAGCCAGACCACTTCCTTGCCCACGATCACCCGGCTAACCACGTGGTCGAACTGCACCGGCGAGGGTACGTCCTCGTCAATCTTGCGTGACGAATTCACCAGCACCGGCTGGGCGGTGATGCCGACCGCCCGCAGCAGCGACGCCAGCAGCGTGTGCTTGTCTTTGCAGTCGCCATACTGGTTAGAGAGGACATCGCCCGCGGCATGCGGCTGGTATCGACCGGCGCCGAAATTGATCCCAATGTACCGAAACTCGGTGGAGACGTACTGGTAAATGGCTCGGACCTTGTCCATCTCCGTGACCGCTGTACGCGTCAGCTCGGCCGCCTTAGCGCGTACTTCGGCGGTCGGCACGACTCGATCACTTTGCAAACCGCCGTACCACTTGCCGAGTTCTTCCCAGGAGCGGAAACTCGTCAACTGTACCGACGGCGGCGGTGCGTCCTTCTTGCTCTCCTTGCGCTTTTCCTCGTCCGTCTTACGCCGCAGCTTGTTCGTCTTCCAGGTGTAGAACCGGCGTGCGCCTTCCTCGCGAATGCTCGGTTGCGCATCCGCGCTCTTGATCTTCACTTCGCGTGTGCGCGGGACGCTGACTTCCAACTGTTCGTCCAGCACAATACCCTCGGTTGTGAAGTTGTAGCTCAGCCAGAACTGCCCCGGCACCTGCGGCGTGTGCGTGCGCGACAGCATGCGGTACTCGAGAACGTCCCCCGGGCTGAGGCCTTTGACGGCAACGTGCTTCTGTCGCAGGTCGCTGTACATGGGCGCTATGCGCGAGACGTCCGACTCCATATCCTGGAAATTCTCCGGCGGCGTGATCACCACCGTGCCGTCCGGCTTGCGCACGCGCACGTAGGCGATCTCAACTGTGTCGTTCGCTTTCAGGTAAGCGAAGGACAGCAGTCCCCATTGCTGAACGCCGGCGCCGGTTTGGATCCGCAAGCGTACGGTCGACTCCTGCGTTCCCGTCCCATCGTCTTCAAAGGCGAAGCGAGACACGATGCTCTCGGCGATGGACGGCTCCTGGGAATAGTCGGGGCCCGCGCTGGCCGTTGTAGACGGCTTGGTCTGGCCCAAGACCCAGACGGACAGCAGAAAAAATGCGCCTGCGGTAGACATGGCGCGCCCAGCGAGTCGGAACACACGGGCGCTTGCTGCGGATGAGGTCAGCATAAGGGGTCATGGTAATCCGGAGCTGAGAACTCCGCCCCGGCGAATCGCCTTTGTTCTAGATTCGGAACATCCCAATTTCGGAATCAAATTCGGCGCGGCAACCGTCGGCTGCCCTAATGCCCATTGTCGGCCTCAGGAGCCGGCTGCGCTCCCCACCACCGTCGTGCAGAACGCGCACCGCCTGGCCGCCATCGGAATCTCGCTCAGGCATTCGGGACACTTCTTGGTCGTCGGATCCGCCGGCGCCGGCGCCTTGCGATAGCGCTGGATCAGCGTGTTGATCGGCAGCACGACAAAAAAGTACACCGCCGCCGACACCAGCAGGAACGCCACCGCCGCGTTCACGAAATCGCCGTACAGGAAGCGGCTGCCGTTCACGTCGAAGTAGAAGGCGGAGAAATCCGGCTTGCCGGCAATGGCGGCGATCAGCGGCGTCAGCAGGTCTTTGACGAACGCCGTCACCACCGCGCCGAACGCTGCGCCGATCACCACCGCCACCGCCAGGTCCACCACGTTGCCGCGCAACAGGAATTGCTTGAAGCCCTTCATGTTTCGCCTCCTTAGCTTTGGCCGACGAAGTTGATCGCTTTCGGCAGCTCATTCACCATCACGTCCAGGTGTTTTCGCGATTCGGAGCTGAACGAGAATACCAGCGCGTAATCCTTGGCAGGCAGCACGACGATGGTGTAGTACACCTCGCCGGCGACCAACTTCGAGCTGTAGTCGGCGCGATAGGCCTTGCGCCCGGCGATGAATATCTCTTTCACCGGCGCCACTTTCTTTGCCCCCATCTCCTCCAGCGCCTTGCCCGCCAGGGAGGCCTGCTCCGGGCTGCCGGCCGCCGACAGCAGTTCGGCGGTCACGGTCACGGCCCGCCGCGATTTCTCCTCCGGCGCGCGCGCGTCCAGCAGCACGCACTCGCGTTCGCACACGCCCTCCGTGGCGACGAATGACACCGTCCAATCCGCCGGCAGCTTGTAGTTCATGCCGAAGTACAGGTTGGTGTACAGGCCCCCGGAGACTGCGCCCGCTTTCGGCGACAGGCCCTGTGCGACCGCCACTCCGCACGCCAACGCCAGGCAGCAACACAGAACGGGAAGATTGCGCATAACTCACTCCTTGTTCCCCGGTCGCAAATGAAGCCCAAAATAATACTGCTGCCGCGGGTGCGCCGTCTGCACACAAAAATGAATGGGGCGATCGGCTCGCCCCATTTTGGGTTTCAGGAAGTTTTCAATCCTTCGATTCCTCAGATCCTCATCGGCATCACGATATAGCGGTACTTGAAGTCGCTGTCCGCCGGCTCTTCCGGGCGCAACTGTCCCGCCGACTGCGGGTCCTTGAATTCGAATCGCACTTCGCTCGACCCGGCAGCCTTGAAGAAATCCAGCAGGTACTGGCTGTTGAACCCGATGGTGAGCGCCTCGCCCTGGTAGCTGGTCTCAATCGAATCTTCTGACTCGCCGGCGTCGCTCGACGATGACGACACCTTGATCTCGCCCTTGTCCAGGCGCAGCCGGATGGCGCCGCTGCGCTCGTCGGCAAACTGTGCCACGCGCTGGATGGCCGCCGAGATCGCATCGGTCGCCACCGAAACCGTCTTGTTGTTGTCACGCGGCAGCACCGCTTCGTAGTTGGGGAATTGCCCGGTGAGTTGGCGCGAGGTCAGCAGCCGGTCGCCCAGGCGGAAGAACAGCGTGGACTCGTCCTTGGCGAACTCCACGAATTCGCCGTCGTAATCGTTGAGCAGCGAATTCAGTTCGCCCATCGCCTTTTTCGGCACCAGGATCCGCAGCTCGCCCGACACTCCCGTGAACCGCGCCTTGCTGTTCTCGATGTGCGCCAGGCGGTGGCCGTCGGTAGCCACCATGATCATCGCCTCCGGCTTCAGCACCAGCAGCGCGCCGTTCAGCGTGTAACGCGACTCTTCGTTGGAGATCGCGAAGATGGTCTTGGCAATCATCCGGTGCAGTATCGGCGACGGCAGCTTGTACGCCGTCGTGGTGGGAAACGCTGGCAGGCTGGGAAAATTCGACCGCGCCATGCCGACCATTTTCGTGTTCGACCGGCTCAGGCGCAGGTTCACCCAGTGGTTCTCCAGCAGCTTGATGGTGATTTCGCCGTCCCCCAGCAGCTTGACGTAATCGAATAGGCGCCGCGCCGGAATCGTGCACGCACCTTCTTTCTTGACCTTGGCCGGGCAGCCGGTACGCAAGCTCAGGTCCAGGTCCGTCGCCGTGATGGACAGGCGGTCGCCGGCAGCCTCGAACAGGAAATTTGACAGGATGGGAATCGTAGTTTTGCGCTCCACCACGCCCTGGGTCGCCGTCAGTTCCTTCAGCAGGTCCGATTTGCTGACCGTGATTTCCATGGCGCCCCCTTTGACTTCAGGGACCTCCGAAACGCGCGTTGCAGTTGTCTCCGTCACTTTCCGTGACCTCCCGGCGGGATTCCCGGCGCGCACTGTGGTTGCGCGTGATGGGTAGCCCATTTGCGATCTGCCCGATACCGCGCGGCTGGGATGCGCTGTCGGGTACTGCTTCCACGCCTACTTCTATGGACTTACTTATATCAAAAGAAAAATCAATAAAACAGCAGTAGAAGCCGTTCTGCCCGGAAATGTGGAGAATCCGTCCAACTCACTTTGGAACCGCCACTTAGCCGTTTTCGCGACCCTGTTCATAAGGGTATCTGATTGTGCTTGACACAGCATAACCGGACCCTCCCCTGAAATTACTCCCCGCCTTGCACAGTCTCCACATTCCATCCACAGGTTCGCCTGCGGAATACTGCATCACGAGGTGGAAAATTCGACCTGAACCGCAATTCATGGGCTTTCTACGCCACTCCTTTTTCCGCAGCCCTCGTTACGATCTCTGGACACTGCCGCTCTCTTGTTCTTACCAGCTGCCGCCTTTTCCCACTTTTTCTCACGGCGGTCGCTACAGCCGCGGAGCGGCAATTTTCGTTAGCCTACCGCGGCAGCGATGGAAACGCACCCAAACGAACGCAGCGAGCCCCAGCGGGGCGCTACATCGGGCTCTACTGATGCACGAGGCCGTAACTCACAAAAAAAGCACGGCTGCTCGCCGTGCCGATAATCAACCTCCCCGCTTCCTCATCCCCCCAGCGTCTCCGTCAGCTTGTTCAGCATCCGGTTCAGGTCTTTGTCGTTCTTGCGCACGGTTTCAATCTTGTCGATCGAGTGCAGCACCGTGGTGTGGTGCTTGCCGCCGAACTGCCGCCCGATTTCGGGCAGCGACGAGTCCGTCATGTGCTTGGCCAGGTACATGGCGATCTGCCGCGGGTACACGATGGCGCGCGAGTTGTTCTTCGCCTTGATCTCCGCCAGCCGCAGCCCGAACTGCTCCGCCACCGCCTTCTGGATGGAATCGATGGTCACCTTGCGCTGCTGCGAATCGATGAAATTCTTCAGTACCTGCTGCGCGTACGGCAGCGTGATCTCCTGCCCGATCAGCGACGAGTGCGCGATCAGCCGGATCAGCGCGCCTTCCAGCTCGCGCACATTCGACCGGATGTTGCTCGCGATGAACAGCGCCACGTCGGTCGGCAACTGCACCCGCTCCGATTCCGATTTCTTCTGCAGGATGGCGACCTTGGTCTCCAGGTCGGGCGGCTGGATGTCGGCGATCAGCCCCCATTCGAAGCGCGACCTCAGCCGGTCCTCGATCTCCGCCAGCTCTTTCGGCGGACGGTCGCTGGCGATCACGATCTGCCGCATCGACTCGTGCAGCGCATTGAAGGTGTGGAAGAACTCTTCCTGCGTCCGCTCCTTTTGCGCCAGGAACTGGATATCGTCGATCAGCAGCACGTCCACCGTGCGGAACTTGTCGCGGAAGCTGGTCATCTTGTCGTAGCGCAGCGAGTTGATCATCTCGTTGGTGAATCGCTCGCTCGACAAGTAACAGATCGACATCTGCGGCTGCCGCTTCTTCACCTCGTGTCCGATGGCCTGCATCAGGTGCGTCTTGCCCATGCCCACGCCGCCGTACAGGAACAGCGGGTTGTAGGCCTTTGATGGGTTTTCCGCCACCGCCTGCGCCGCCGCGTGCGCGAACTGGTTGCCGGCGCCACAGACGAACCCATCGAACGTGTAGCGTGGGTTCAATTGCGCGGCGCTGTCCCAATCGAAGCGCTGCTGCTGCACTTTGCCGCCGGCCGCCGCCGGAGCCGAAACGGACACCGACGGTGCCTGCGCCGAGAATCCCCCGTCGTGCCGCACC is a window encoding:
- the gyrB gene encoding DNA topoisomerase (ATP-hydrolyzing) subunit B — encoded protein: MSANTESLPSVSSSSDYTADSIKVLGGMEAVRKRPAMYIGSTGELGLHHLVYEVVDNSVDEALAGYADKVDVTIHIDNSVTVVDNGRGIPVGDMDIDGEKISAAQVVMTTLHAGGKFDSSTYKVSGGLHGVGVSCVNALSEELDLEIWRPDEGTFEQSYSRGEPTTKLKKTGSAGKKRGTKVRFTPDKGIFTVTEYNFDTLAQRLRELAFLNKGLVITLTDERTTDAKSGENKRLEFKYTGGIAEFVKHLNKGKAVLHERPIYMEAERDAVAMEIALQYNDGYSENVFSFANNINTVDGGSHLSGFRTSLTRTINYAGQQLGLFKDVKENLTGDDVREGLVAVISVKLSQPQFEGQTKGKLNSDIAGTVQAFVNERLGAFFEQNPPVARKIINKAIEAARAREAARKARDLTRRKGALDGGGLPGKLADCSERMPERCELFLVEGESAGGTAKQGRDRRFQAILPLKGKILNVEKARYDKMLGHEEIRAMITALGTSIGKDDFDPAKLRYGKIILMTDADVDGSHIRTLLLTFFFRHMNELIKRGNVFIAQPPLYGIKKGKATQYIKDDREFVRVMVKRASEGIVVRYGEGAARLEGAPLTRFITTLNEYIGFLDKVSRRLRSEKVAEVVARLDLAKRADFEGAKDAPPKKIKDLERELKKIAKEEEFKSVESKFDDEHNLWEGHFVNAQGAEHVIGWELAATPEYRQMMAKYKQIEGYMEPPFVIEFKTRETAANGNKEEDLSDTEKAELEKAEKKAPKAAARRKGPELEPVEKQTVRELFDYVLNEGKKDFTVQRYKGLGEMSAEQLWQTTMDPERRTLLAVKAEDIEACEAIFTTLMGEDVEARRKFIEENALDVKNLDI
- a CDS encoding DUF3857 domain-containing protein — its product is MSTAGAFFLLSVWVLGQTKPSTTASAGPDYSQEPSIAESIVSRFAFEDDGTGTQESTVRLRIQTGAGVQQWGLLSFAYLKANDTVEIAYVRVRKPDGTVVITPPENFQDMESDVSRIAPMYSDLRQKHVAVKGLSPGDVLEYRMLSRTHTPQVPGQFWLSYNFTTEGIVLDEQLEVSVPRTREVKIKSADAQPSIREEGARRFYTWKTNKLRRKTDEEKRKESKKDAPPPSVQLTSFRSWEELGKWYGGLQSDRVVPTAEVRAKAAELTRTAVTEMDKVRAIYQYVSTEFRYIGINFGAGRYQPHAAGDVLSNQYGDCKDKHTLLASLLRAVGITAQPVLVNSSRKIDEDVPSPVQFDHVVSRVIVGKEVVWLDTTPEVAPFGLLLYGLRDKRALLVGDKPELVRTPADTPVRDRDEFSFEGKLGDDGVLNGAIRRVSRGDAEVIFRLAFRRTPQPQWKELLQGISYASGFLGTVDNVKVSSPVATDEPFTMTYTYNRTDYADWANHRILAALPGMGLPSVRQEDEKSVDPLQLGPPSEFHYTSKMEMPPSYTPDVRADVDLSNDWAEYHAHSQLKDGVLLVDRVLQIKKNEVPPAKRDEWKKFVKAVEDDTGQYIVLTAKNEKPAARENAPTAFLADRDPEAVRLFQQLIMAFQRQDFQGVEELARRILSIDPKFPRAWAAIGVAQSAMHHTDEALQAFQKEAEVNPSDAAVYRQIAQTLIWMGRRKDAIEVWRKLLKIAPDDADAADRLSGALMADKQYAEAIRVLEPVLKEHPQSADLLQNLGTAYMRSGEVEKGVAALKQALDLQPSPLMRNNLAYELVERNLDLDLAEQLAVKAVQEQSEVTDLTRLEHLTLQGAQRTSSLGSYWDTLGWVYFRRGDLTKAEEYLRAAWDLLQAPTVGDHLGQLYEKQGKHAAAAKMYAQALKSTVPTGFGDPAGKSDIQARLRRAAGSEAEAALAMKEAPEALSRARTVHLPRIEKSGGSAEFFVLVSTGGKIEEVKFISGNEAFRAAEDALRNALAGKMNPHAPLNAPVKLVRRGIVVCATAGTGCDIALMTPDTVRSVN
- the mscL gene encoding large conductance mechanosensitive channel protein MscL, which encodes MKGFKQFLLRGNVVDLAVAVVIGAAFGAVVTAFVKDLLTPLIAAIAGKPDFSAFYFDVNGSRFLYGDFVNAAVAFLLVSAAVYFFVVLPINTLIQRYRKAPAPADPTTKKCPECLSEIPMAARRCAFCTTVVGSAAGS
- the dnaN gene encoding DNA polymerase III subunit beta, which gives rise to MEITVSKSDLLKELTATQGVVERKTTIPILSNFLFEAAGDRLSITATDLDLSLRTGCPAKVKKEGACTIPARRLFDYVKLLGDGEITIKLLENHWVNLRLSRSNTKMVGMARSNFPSLPAFPTTTAYKLPSPILHRMIAKTIFAISNEESRYTLNGALLVLKPEAMIMVATDGHRLAHIENSKARFTGVSGELRILVPKKAMGELNSLLNDYDGEFVEFAKDESTLFFRLGDRLLTSRQLTGQFPNYEAVLPRDNNKTVSVATDAISAAIQRVAQFADERSGAIRLRLDKGEIKVSSSSSDAGESEDSIETSYQGEALTIGFNSQYLLDFFKAAGSSEVRFEFKDPQSAGQLRPEEPADSDFKYRYIVMPMRI
- the dnaA gene encoding chromosomal replication initiator protein DnaA, with the protein product MSVTSATAAVNPWMRILDALEKKINRHSYDTWLKPTRFSHSDAHTLFVLVPNKEFGEMAERYVDLILEAIDVLGLEFQDVEFVTGATQAPAAPSAAANTPVRHDGGFSAQAPSVSVSAPAAAGGKVQQQRFDWDSAAQLNPRYTFDGFVCGAGNQFAHAAAQAVAENPSKAYNPLFLYGGVGMGKTHLMQAIGHEVKKRQPQMSICYLSSERFTNEMINSLRYDKMTSFRDKFRTVDVLLIDDIQFLAQKERTQEEFFHTFNALHESMRQIVIASDRPPKELAEIEDRLRSRFEWGLIADIQPPDLETKVAILQKKSESERVQLPTDVALFIASNIRSNVRELEGALIRLIAHSSLIGQEITLPYAQQVLKNFIDSQQRKVTIDSIQKAVAEQFGLRLAEIKAKNNSRAIVYPRQIAMYLAKHMTDSSLPEIGRQFGGKHHTTVLHSIDKIETVRKNDKDLNRMLNKLTETLGG